In one Bacillus sp. PK3_68 genomic region, the following are encoded:
- a CDS encoding LysR family transcriptional regulator, producing MELRQLEYFMTLCEELHFTRASEKIGISQPTLSLQIRAIEQELGTPLFDRIGKRIALTEAGAILLKNCKGMFRNLENALHEIEELREYQGGTVAVGVLPAELDYRFTPLFIDFYKRFPNIHLNLSASTVEITKQVLDNEVDIGITLLLSQDSRLVSLPFIAKSMC from the coding sequence ATGGAACTTAGACAGTTAGAATATTTCATGACTCTTTGTGAAGAGCTTCATTTTACAAGAGCATCAGAGAAAATTGGGATTTCTCAACCAACACTTAGTTTGCAAATACGAGCGATAGAACAGGAGCTGGGAACTCCGTTATTTGACCGTATTGGAAAGAGAATTGCTCTAACAGAAGCTGGAGCCATTCTTCTCAAGAATTGCAAGGGAATGTTTCGAAACCTTGAAAATGCCCTTCACGAGATAGAGGAACTTCGTGAATACCAGGGAGGCACTGTCGCGGTCGGCGTTTTGCCGGCAGAGCTCGATTACCGATTTACTCCTTTATTCATCGATTTTTACAAGAGATTTCCTAACATTCACTTAAATCTCTCTGCATCTACTGTTGAAATTACTAAGCAAGTACTTGATAACGAAGTGGATATTGGGATTACACTGCTTTTATCACAGGACAGCCGTTTAGTCAGCCTCCCCTTTATCGCGAAGAGTATGTGTTAG
- a CDS encoding amidase — protein MKNLTIRELKAHYQNKEFSPVEVTNYYLRRIDHNQDLNTYITVCAEQALKQAEISEKKFLANELTGILEGIPLSYKDNLYTKGIRTTSGSKIEENFIPDTNAGAFQILQREGAVNLGKTNMHEYAFGITSNNPFYGPVRNPWNREYTPGGSSGGSGAAVAASLCAASIGTDTGGSVRIPAASCGVIGLKPTYHLVDATGVKNISWSIDHVGPLTKNVDDLAIMMEALTGLSYSENLQEDIRGLRVGVPSNYFNEYIDKESLSLYKQALNNLASLGAVLIDIEVPFTAEDLALVFTLAISEAGFVHENSLHHAIDQFGPDVRAALEASRSFSALDYIKAIKRKADITEQFEQLFEQIDVLATPTLPDTAQKIGVEEFEIAGRREPIFDAMIRYASVFNLTGQPALSIPSGLTEKGLPVGLQLAAATFNEQTLIRAGYAYEQSFLKEFYKKREALGESLKN, from the coding sequence ATGAAAAATTTAACGATTCGTGAACTGAAAGCTCATTATCAAAACAAAGAATTCTCACCAGTTGAAGTCACTAATTATTACTTGAGGCGGATCGATCATAATCAAGACTTGAACACTTATATCACAGTTTGTGCTGAACAGGCTTTAAAACAAGCGGAAATTTCAGAGAAAAAATTTTTAGCCAATGAATTAACAGGAATATTAGAAGGCATTCCCCTTTCTTATAAAGATAACTTATACACGAAAGGGATTCGTACAACAAGCGGATCGAAAATCGAAGAAAATTTTATTCCGGATACCAATGCTGGCGCTTTCCAGATTCTCCAGCGGGAAGGAGCCGTCAATCTGGGCAAAACCAATATGCATGAGTATGCATTCGGCATTACATCGAATAATCCATTTTACGGACCGGTAAGGAACCCGTGGAATCGAGAATACACACCAGGCGGGTCCAGCGGTGGGTCTGGAGCAGCAGTTGCCGCCTCCTTATGTGCTGCCTCCATCGGCACGGATACGGGTGGATCTGTCCGTATTCCAGCGGCTTCTTGCGGTGTGATCGGTTTGAAGCCTACATACCATCTCGTTGATGCGACTGGCGTGAAGAATATTTCATGGTCAATCGATCATGTCGGGCCATTGACCAAAAACGTGGATGATTTAGCCATTATGATGGAAGCCTTAACAGGTCTTTCTTATTCAGAAAATCTACAGGAGGACATTCGTGGCCTCCGTGTCGGCGTGCCGTCCAATTACTTTAACGAGTATATAGATAAAGAAAGCCTGTCTCTCTACAAACAGGCCCTTAATAATTTAGCAAGCCTCGGAGCTGTGCTGATTGACATTGAGGTGCCATTTACAGCTGAAGATCTTGCTTTAGTGTTCACTCTTGCCATTTCCGAAGCAGGATTCGTACATGAAAATAGTTTGCATCATGCGATTGACCAATTCGGCCCTGATGTTCGTGCAGCTCTGGAGGCAAGCCGATCCTTCTCTGCGTTGGATTATATTAAAGCAATCAAACGAAAGGCAGATATTACAGAGCAATTTGAACAGCTATTCGAACAAATTGATGTATTAGCGACACCAACACTGCCGGATACTGCCCAAAAAATTGGTGTAGAAGAATTTGAAATCGCCGGCAGAAGGGAACCGATCTTTGATGCGATGATCCGTTATGCGTCTGTCTTTAATTTAACCGGACAGCCTGCTCTATCTATTCCGAGCGGCTTGACAGAAAAAGGACTTCCCGTAGGATTACAGCTAGCAGCTGCAACGTTCAATGAACAGACGCTGATCCGTGCGGGCTATGCTTATGAGCAAAGCTTCCTCAAAGAGTTTTATAAAAAAAGAGAAGCGCTAGGAGAATCTCTGAAGAACTAA
- a CDS encoding FadR/GntR family transcriptional regulator encodes MNIEKANRISLVDQVAAQIEELIESGAWPVGTRLPPEMELMEQFEVSRNTLREAIRALVHSGLLQTRQGSGTHVCSTSALGVAIERRVSKSDLQETLEVRHALEREAARLAAVRRSDEDVRKLRSYLDNCRQAINDGDQEGYAEADIQLHQAVAAAAHNRLLIELYEHMIDALHSSVRNLVELSFCTATHQHIHEKLVEGIATQNEEAAAEAVNEYMVYLKDLLSAGLEE; translated from the coding sequence ATGAACATTGAAAAAGCGAACCGTATCTCACTTGTGGATCAAGTCGCAGCACAAATAGAGGAATTAATTGAGTCCGGTGCTTGGCCGGTCGGCACGAGGCTGCCTCCGGAAATGGAATTGATGGAACAATTTGAAGTGAGCCGCAATACACTTCGTGAAGCCATACGCGCACTTGTGCATAGCGGTCTTTTGCAGACAAGACAAGGAAGCGGCACTCATGTCTGTTCGACGAGCGCCCTCGGCGTGGCTATTGAACGGCGGGTAAGCAAGTCGGATTTGCAGGAAACCTTGGAGGTCAGACATGCACTTGAACGGGAAGCAGCCCGGCTGGCGGCTGTTCGGCGAAGCGATGAAGATGTCAGAAAGCTGAGGTCTTATTTAGATAACTGCCGTCAGGCGATTAATGACGGGGATCAGGAAGGTTATGCAGAAGCAGATATTCAGCTTCATCAAGCTGTTGCTGCAGCTGCTCATAACCGCCTGCTGATTGAATTATATGAGCATATGATCGATGCCTTGCATTCATCTGTGCGCAATCTTGTTGAGCTTTCCTTTTGCACAGCTACTCATCAGCATATTCATGAAAAGCTCGTTGAGGGCATCGCGACACAAAATGAAGAGGCGGCAGCAGAAGCTGTTAATGAATATATGGTTTACTTAAAAGATTTGCTGTCTGCCGGTTTGGAGGAATAA
- a CDS encoding MarR family transcriptional regulator, translating to MASADQQDLSLKLFVVLSRAVQSVTKRVEEDIKNYGLNTTEFAVLELLFSKGDQPIQKIGEKILLASSSITYVVDKLEKKQLLVRKPCPTDRRVTYASITPEGQELMSTIFPKHKEAIQEIFGGLDAKEKEIMITQLKKLGFYAQEL from the coding sequence ATGGCTTCAGCTGACCAACAAGACTTATCTTTGAAACTATTCGTTGTATTATCTCGGGCTGTACAATCCGTAACGAAACGAGTAGAAGAAGATATAAAAAATTATGGACTGAATACAACTGAGTTTGCAGTACTTGAACTGCTGTTCAGCAAAGGGGATCAGCCCATACAGAAAATCGGCGAGAAAATATTGCTTGCAAGCAGCAGCATCACTTACGTTGTTGATAAATTAGAGAAAAAACAACTGCTCGTGCGGAAACCATGTCCAACAGATCGACGTGTCACGTATGCTTCTATTACCCCTGAGGGCCAGGAATTAATGAGTACTATTTTTCCTAAACATAAAGAGGCCATTCAGGAAATATTCGGTGGATTAGATGCTAAAGAAAAAGAAATAATGATCACCCAATTAAAAAAACTAGGTTTTTACGCGCAAGAACTTTAA
- a CDS encoding long-chain-fatty-acid--CoA ligase encodes MNVPLIVTQFLDRAVTYYGEKTAVITPTDSLTYKELFARVQRLSRGLRAEGVKKGDRVAYLAPNSLEMLEGFYGVFQLGAVMVPLNIRLKPEDYIFILNHSEARVLFVDDDLYSLIEPVKEKLTTVEKIIVHDKSKGCQETDYNEWLARFSETAFERADVEEDDLASLLYTSGTTGNPKGVMLTHRNNYLHAMSSMHAIRVSDRDIYLHVLPMFHVNGWGAPFYYTANGATHICLKKTDPKTIFEAVADHHVTVMHMAPTVLNSLLQYNEEYKPHIKQKLRVVLAGSAPPPAFVARVEEELGWEFLQVYGMTESSPLSTYSAIRPQCDGLPLKERYRMKAKAGFAMIGNEVRVVDEFGEEVPHDGQAIGELIVRSNGVMKGYWKNEQATMEAIRDGWLYTGDMATVDKYGNVDIVDRKKDVIISGGENISSIEVEGVLYEHSDVLEAAVVAAPHEKWGETPHAFVVKRPSSNITEQELIDFSRSRLAHFKAITGVSFVEELPKTASGKIQKVHLRNEYWSSAGTSGRFVN; translated from the coding sequence ATGAATGTACCGCTTATAGTTACGCAATTTCTTGATCGGGCTGTTACTTATTATGGAGAAAAAACAGCTGTCATCACTCCAACAGATTCGCTCACTTATAAAGAATTGTTTGCAAGAGTTCAGCGCTTATCACGTGGCTTAAGAGCAGAGGGCGTCAAAAAAGGGGACAGAGTAGCCTATCTTGCTCCCAACTCGCTAGAAATGCTGGAGGGATTTTATGGAGTATTCCAGCTGGGGGCAGTCATGGTACCGCTCAATATTCGTCTTAAACCAGAAGATTATATATTTATCCTTAATCATAGTGAAGCTAGAGTGCTTTTTGTAGATGATGATCTTTATTCGCTCATTGAACCGGTAAAAGAAAAGTTGACAACTGTTGAAAAAATTATTGTGCATGATAAGAGCAAGGGGTGTCAGGAGACTGACTACAATGAATGGCTTGCACGGTTTTCCGAAACTGCTTTCGAAAGAGCCGATGTCGAGGAGGATGACCTCGCCAGTCTGTTGTATACGAGCGGAACAACAGGCAACCCTAAAGGAGTGATGCTCACCCATCGCAACAATTACCTGCATGCGATGTCTTCCATGCATGCAATCCGCGTGTCAGACAGAGACATTTATCTGCATGTTTTGCCAATGTTCCACGTAAATGGATGGGGAGCGCCGTTTTATTATACAGCTAATGGCGCTACCCATATTTGCTTGAAGAAAACAGATCCGAAAACCATTTTTGAAGCAGTTGCCGATCATCATGTAACCGTGATGCATATGGCTCCAACAGTCTTGAACAGTTTGCTGCAATACAATGAAGAATACAAACCGCATATCAAGCAAAAATTACGTGTTGTCCTCGCTGGATCTGCACCGCCGCCAGCTTTTGTTGCCCGTGTGGAAGAAGAGCTTGGTTGGGAGTTTCTGCAAGTATACGGAATGACAGAATCCTCCCCGCTCAGCACCTATTCAGCGATTCGGCCTCAGTGTGACGGATTGCCTTTAAAGGAAAGATACCGAATGAAAGCAAAAGCCGGTTTCGCGATGATCGGCAATGAGGTGCGCGTTGTAGATGAGTTTGGAGAAGAGGTGCCCCATGATGGACAAGCGATCGGTGAATTAATTGTCCGCAGCAATGGCGTGATGAAAGGATATTGGAAAAATGAACAGGCTACGATGGAAGCCATCCGCGATGGCTGGTTATACACGGGAGACATGGCGACGGTAGATAAGTATGGGAACGTCGATATCGTTGATAGAAAGAAAGACGTCATTATTAGCGGCGGTGAAAATATTTCTTCTATTGAGGTAGAGGGAGTATTGTACGAGCATAGTGATGTTTTAGAAGCAGCTGTTGTAGCCGCTCCCCACGAGAAATGGGGAGAAACACCACACGCTTTTGTGGTAAAGCGTCCTTCTTCGAATATAACAGAACAAGAGTTAATTGATTTTTCGAGAAGCCGGCTCGCTCATTTTAAAGCAATCACTGGGGTGTCATTCGTAGAAGAGCTGCCCAAAACAGCATCTGGGAAAATTCAAAAGGTTCATTTGCGAAATGAGTATTGGAGCTCTGCAGGCACATCCGGCCGCTTCGTTAATTAA
- a CDS encoding NAD(P)/FAD-dependent oxidoreductase, which produces MDQGNKMYDITIIGGGPVGLFTAFYAGMRQMSCKIIESLPQLGGQLSALYPEKYIYDVAGFPKVRAQELVDNLKEQMNQFDPTVCLEEAVEGLEKQEDGTFKLTTNAGTHYTKTVIITAGNGAFQPRKLELAGSEKYEGKNLHYFINDLNQFAGKKVQVFGGGDSAVDWALMLEPIAEQVTIAHRRDKFRAHEHSVETMKNSSVNIKTPFVPTELVGEERIEQVILQEVKGEQQEVIEVDDVVVTYGFVSSLGPIKNWGLDIEKNSIVVNSRMETNIPGIYAAGDICTYEGKVKLIASGFGEAPTAVSNAKVYIDPKAKVQPLHSTSIMGETEKNTQKVLS; this is translated from the coding sequence ATGGACCAAGGTAATAAAATGTATGACATCACAATTATCGGGGGAGGGCCAGTAGGATTATTCACCGCTTTCTATGCGGGGATGAGACAGATGTCTTGCAAGATCATTGAAAGCTTGCCGCAGCTAGGCGGCCAGCTGTCGGCCCTTTACCCGGAAAAATACATTTATGACGTAGCCGGCTTTCCTAAGGTGAGAGCTCAGGAGCTTGTCGATAATTTAAAAGAGCAAATGAATCAGTTTGATCCGACCGTCTGCCTCGAAGAAGCAGTCGAAGGACTGGAAAAGCAGGAAGATGGTACGTTCAAGCTGACAACGAACGCGGGTACGCACTATACGAAAACAGTGATTATTACAGCGGGAAACGGGGCGTTCCAGCCGAGAAAGCTGGAGCTTGCCGGCTCGGAAAAATACGAAGGAAAGAACCTTCACTATTTTATCAACGACCTGAACCAGTTTGCCGGAAAGAAAGTACAGGTCTTCGGTGGCGGCGACTCGGCGGTGGACTGGGCGCTGATGCTGGAGCCGATCGCCGAGCAGGTGACCATTGCCCACCGCCGCGATAAATTCCGTGCCCACGAGCACAGTGTGGAAACGATGAAGAATTCTTCAGTCAATATCAAAACGCCATTTGTGCCGACTGAACTTGTTGGGGAAGAGAGAATCGAACAGGTCATTCTCCAGGAAGTGAAAGGGGAACAGCAAGAGGTGATCGAGGTCGATGATGTCGTCGTTACTTACGGATTTGTTTCTTCCCTCGGTCCCATTAAAAACTGGGGACTAGACATTGAGAAGAACAGCATCGTCGTCAATTCTCGGATGGAAACAAACATCCCGGGGATTTACGCAGCGGGAGATATTTGTACGTATGAAGGAAAGGTGAAGCTGATTGCGAGCGGCTTCGGCGAAGCGCCGACGGCTGTCAGCAACGCGAAAGTATACATTGATCCAAAAGCGAAAGTACAGCCGTTACACAGCACAAGTATAATGGGCGAAACAGAGAAAAACACTCAGAAGGTTTTAAGTTAA
- a CDS encoding LysR family transcriptional regulator substrate-binding protein codes for MLVVSKNHRLANRHSIRLAELRDMPMVMYAKQFLGRRLLEDHCQKHGIQLNTVVETTTGPSLFRFVKENIGATLQPLPLSQSLNDPSLCLVRVSDDPPVRDIGIIYRADKYLGFAVRKFIETMEEKLKSP; via the coding sequence GTGTTAGTCGTTTCAAAAAACCATAGGTTAGCTAACCGTCACTCTATCCGTTTAGCAGAGTTAAGAGACATGCCGATGGTGATGTATGCTAAGCAATTTTTAGGAAGGCGACTATTAGAGGATCACTGTCAAAAGCATGGCATTCAACTAAACACAGTGGTAGAAACAACGACGGGACCTTCGCTTTTCCGTTTTGTTAAAGAAAATATCGGGGCGACTCTCCAGCCACTGCCGCTCTCCCAATCGCTAAATGATCCCAGTTTGTGCTTAGTTAGGGTGAGCGATGACCCTCCTGTACGAGATATTGGGATTATTTACAGGGCGGATAAGTATCTAGGATTTGCGGTGCGGAAGTTTATTGAAACGATGGAAGAAAAGTTAAAAAGCCCGTGA
- a CDS encoding DoxX family protein: MMNAGLLIIRLAIGLSFAGHGAQKLFGWFGGHGIKGTGGFFESIGMKPGVTMAVLAGLAELIGGALFALGLLTPLAAVIIAGTMVVAILKVHGPNGYWATENGYEYNLMIIAVVIGVALIGSGQYALDAIIFQGN; this comes from the coding sequence ATGATGAATGCAGGGTTATTAATAATACGTTTAGCTATCGGTCTAAGCTTTGCCGGACACGGGGCACAAAAATTGTTTGGGTGGTTTGGAGGCCATGGAATTAAAGGAACGGGAGGTTTCTTTGAGTCTATAGGAATGAAGCCGGGAGTAACGATGGCTGTTTTAGCTGGATTGGCAGAATTGATTGGCGGAGCACTATTTGCTTTAGGACTGCTTACACCGTTAGCAGCTGTCATTATTGCTGGAACGATGGTCGTCGCTATTCTAAAAGTGCACGGACCAAATGGTTACTGGGCTACTGAAAATGGCTATGAGTATAATCTGATGATTATAGCAGTAGTGATTGGTGTTGCCTTAATCGGTTCAGGCCAATATGCATTAGATGCCATTATTTTTCAAGGAAATTAA
- a CDS encoding flavin reductase family protein: MEKAEKQTLFKEVMGNYPTGVTIVTGVTEDGTPVGLTVNSFASVSLDPLMVLWSIDHGVSTIKAFTEGGKFAVHVLAGEQQELCKTFATKGVDRFSQCKWKMSENGLPIIEGAFGVFECETFQAVEAGDHTVLIGNVTDIHLDKGKDPMLYHRRCFGPIPAEFYTE, from the coding sequence ATGGAAAAAGCAGAGAAACAAACATTATTTAAAGAGGTAATGGGGAATTACCCAACGGGTGTAACGATTGTAACAGGGGTAACCGAAGATGGAACACCTGTTGGGTTGACTGTGAATTCATTTGCATCTGTTTCACTTGATCCATTGATGGTGCTGTGGTCAATCGATCATGGTGTATCAACAATTAAAGCATTTACTGAAGGAGGCAAATTTGCCGTGCATGTGCTTGCCGGTGAGCAGCAGGAGCTTTGCAAAACGTTTGCCACTAAAGGTGTGGACCGCTTCAGTCAATGCAAATGGAAAATGTCCGAAAATGGGCTGCCGATTATTGAAGGAGCATTCGGTGTATTTGAATGTGAAACATTTCAGGCAGTCGAAGCAGGCGACCATACTGTCCTGATTGGCAATGTAACCGACATTCATCTCGATAAAGGAAAAGATCCAATGCTGTATCATCGCCGCTGCTTTGGACCAATCCCAGCAGAATTTTATACTGAATAA
- a CDS encoding aromatic ring-hydroxylating dioxygenase subunit alpha yields the protein MTATEKLEFNSTQPYSRYVDPAVFKEEREKIFSKNWIFIGHASQLAKPGDFLTMDVAGEPIIVTHDKDGELRAFYNICPHRGMKVEQKDQGNKKILQCKYHGWTFKLDGSVNRAPNFKTTELGAHSCMKSVRLEVHHSLVFVNLDEQAPSMSEAYQEFLGEMAKFSFFDSVKLIRETRRVVKANWKAVVDNYLECDHCAIAHPGFAKSYDLSNFCTTAHDKFTHQYMAASKGADESELARFYWIWPNMMINVYPGDGNVNTIQVVPLDEGTSLGIYRDYSIDETATAEKEEYFKFVDQVRLEDFELVEELQKGLGSKAFANGIFSPTENAEEYFHQLVDAALKSE from the coding sequence ATGACAGCAACAGAAAAATTAGAGTTTAATTCTACACAACCTTATTCACGTTATGTGGATCCAGCGGTGTTCAAAGAAGAAAGAGAAAAGATATTTTCTAAGAATTGGATTTTCATTGGTCATGCGAGCCAGCTGGCAAAGCCGGGTGACTTTCTGACGATGGATGTGGCGGGAGAGCCAATCATTGTAACACATGATAAAGATGGTGAATTGCGTGCTTTTTATAATATTTGTCCACACCGTGGAATGAAAGTGGAGCAGAAGGATCAGGGCAACAAAAAAATATTGCAATGTAAGTATCACGGCTGGACATTTAAATTAGATGGGAGTGTCAACCGAGCACCTAACTTTAAAACAACTGAGCTGGGAGCACACAGCTGTATGAAGTCAGTTCGTTTGGAGGTACATCATTCCTTAGTTTTCGTTAATTTGGATGAGCAAGCACCATCGATGTCAGAAGCTTATCAAGAGTTTTTAGGAGAGATGGCGAAGTTCTCCTTCTTTGATTCAGTGAAGCTGATTAGAGAAACACGCCGTGTTGTAAAGGCAAACTGGAAGGCCGTTGTTGACAATTATCTTGAGTGCGATCACTGTGCCATCGCTCACCCGGGATTTGCTAAGTCCTACGACTTATCGAATTTCTGTACAACGGCACACGATAAATTTACTCATCAATATATGGCAGCCAGTAAAGGTGCTGACGAAAGTGAGCTTGCTCGCTTTTACTGGATCTGGCCGAATATGATGATCAATGTCTATCCGGGAGATGGCAATGTTAACACGATTCAAGTTGTTCCTTTGGATGAAGGCACTTCACTTGGAATCTACCGGGATTATTCAATTGATGAAACGGCTACAGCAGAGAAAGAAGAATATTTCAAATTTGTGGATCAAGTAAGGCTGGAAGACTTTGAACTAGTGGAAGAGCTACAGAAAGGCTTGGGCTCCAAAGCATTTGCAAACGGAATCTTTTCTCCAACTGAAAATGCGGAGGAATATTTTCATCAACTTGTTGACGCAGCCTTGAAGAGCGAATAA
- a CDS encoding MFS transporter — MKRFRATLMALALFMASLNLRPAINSISPLLESLRSHLGISASTASLLTSIPVLCMGIFSPAAAKLGNRIGMERVLGGALLLVGLGTFLRFFTNSVFFLLFTAFVIGIGAAIMGPLLSGFIKRHFPHQVPKMISVYSVAMTMGAALASGLAAPLQSGLHSWRAALGIWTVLALIAIPLWWLLVLRQVNHSKNNSAFQPSPALPWRNPRAWLLIWSFGLSGMIFFSITAWLPPIVQGMGYSESYAGNALTIFAVVQIPANLLLPFIIKKYPSRLFLLLLFSGVEFIGFLMVYLAIFPWVAAIFLGIGAASLFSLNLLLPIDATTSGQEAAAWSALIQSAGYIISATGPILIGWIHDATGGFLFSVIGLIAINLACMIVQFFVAFRTKKEKVPTAA; from the coding sequence ATGAAAAGATTTAGGGCCACTCTGATGGCGCTCGCTCTCTTTATGGCTTCTTTAAACTTGCGCCCTGCAATCAACTCCATTTCCCCTTTGTTGGAGTCATTGCGAAGCCACTTAGGAATTAGCGCTTCAACAGCAAGTTTACTAACTTCCATTCCTGTCCTTTGCATGGGAATCTTTTCGCCAGCAGCAGCCAAACTGGGAAATCGTATCGGCATGGAACGGGTTTTAGGAGGTGCTCTCCTCCTAGTTGGTCTCGGCACATTTTTACGCTTCTTTACGAACTCGGTTTTCTTTTTACTTTTTACCGCATTCGTAATCGGCATTGGCGCCGCTATTATGGGCCCTTTGCTTTCCGGGTTTATTAAACGCCACTTCCCTCACCAGGTACCGAAAATGATTAGTGTTTATTCCGTTGCTATGACGATGGGAGCCGCTCTTGCATCCGGCTTAGCCGCGCCGCTTCAAAGCGGACTGCATTCCTGGCGAGCTGCGCTTGGCATTTGGACTGTTTTGGCTTTAATCGCCATTCCACTCTGGTGGCTTTTGGTTTTACGGCAGGTTAATCATTCAAAAAACAATTCCGCCTTTCAGCCGTCCCCTGCCCTTCCTTGGAGAAATCCAAGGGCCTGGCTGCTGATATGGTCGTTTGGCCTGTCAGGAATGATCTTTTTTTCGATCACTGCCTGGCTTCCTCCGATTGTACAAGGCATGGGTTACAGTGAAAGCTATGCCGGCAATGCGCTAACTATTTTTGCGGTTGTACAAATTCCCGCAAATTTGCTACTTCCTTTTATTATTAAAAAGTATCCTTCCCGTCTCTTCTTATTGCTGCTTTTTTCTGGCGTAGAGTTCATTGGCTTTCTCATGGTGTACCTTGCAATATTCCCTTGGGTAGCCGCTATTTTTCTTGGAATTGGAGCAGCTTCCTTATTTTCGCTCAACTTGCTGCTGCCAATTGATGCAACTACAAGCGGACAAGAAGCTGCTGCTTGGTCAGCGCTGATTCAGTCAGCAGGCTATATTATTAGTGCAACAGGACCGATCTTGATCGGGTGGATTCATGATGCAACCGGAGGTTTTTTATTCTCTGTCATCGGATTGATTGCCATCAATCTCGCATGCATGATCGTTCAATTTTTTGTTGCGTTCCGCACTAAGAAAGAAAAAGTTCCCACAGCTGCATAG
- a CDS encoding pirin family protein, with the protein MITIYPASSRHTADHGWLKSHFSFSFAEYYNPENMNFGPMRVLNDDIVKPHRGFGAHPHREMEIVSIVLSGYLKHEDSAGHTATTTFGGVQRMSAGTGVIHSEVNPSSDEDVNFLQLWFEPKENGLTPSYEQTNFDVDQLKNQLLPIVSQEPISEQTAYIHQDLTVYLSDLEKGQELTFTQKEGRRIFLFVIEGKVMINAEAVLHQRDSARITETGTLQIIAESDSRFMLIDLP; encoded by the coding sequence ATGATAACAATTTATCCAGCAAGCTCACGCCATACAGCAGATCACGGATGGCTGAAGAGCCATTTCAGTTTTTCCTTTGCGGAATATTATAACCCCGAAAATATGAACTTTGGACCGATGCGAGTGCTAAATGATGATATTGTCAAACCCCATCGAGGATTTGGGGCTCATCCGCATCGTGAAATGGAAATCGTGTCAATTGTTTTAAGTGGGTATTTAAAGCATGAAGACAGTGCGGGACATACGGCGACAACAACTTTTGGAGGCGTCCAACGGATGTCAGCAGGAACAGGGGTGATTCATTCGGAAGTTAATCCTTCTTCTGATGAAGATGTAAACTTTCTGCAGCTATGGTTTGAACCGAAAGAAAATGGTTTAACGCCTTCCTATGAGCAAACAAATTTTGATGTGGATCAGTTGAAAAATCAGTTGCTTCCTATAGTAAGTCAAGAGCCTATTTCCGAACAGACCGCGTATATCCACCAGGACTTAACAGTTTATTTATCAGATTTAGAGAAAGGTCAGGAACTCACATTTACGCAAAAAGAAGGACGTCGGATCTTCTTGTTTGTGATTGAGGGAAAAGTTATGATAAACGCTGAAGCCGTCTTACACCAGCGTGATTCTGCCCGCATAACAGAAACGGGCACTTTACAAATAATCGCAGAATCTGACTCGCGATTTATGCTAATCGATCTACCGTAA